From Halanaeroarchaeum sulfurireducens, a single genomic window includes:
- a CDS encoding acylphosphatase, whose amino-acid sequence MSDRRIRAHVFVSGTVQGVFYRANTRSAARERNLDGWVLNLEDGRVEAVFEGEKATVEEMVEWCHDGSPSATVESVDVEYEEPTGIDGFEIRR is encoded by the coding sequence ATGAGCGACCGACGAATCCGCGCACACGTGTTCGTCTCCGGAACTGTACAGGGCGTCTTCTACCGGGCGAACACCCGATCAGCCGCCCGAGAACGGAACCTGGATGGCTGGGTACTGAACCTGGAGGACGGTCGCGTCGAGGCCGTCTTCGAGGGCGAAAAAGCGACCGTCGAAGAGATGGTCGAGTGGTGTCACGATGGCAGTCCGTCCGCCACCGTCGAATCGGTCGACGTCGAATACGAGGAGCCGACCGGCATCGACGGGTTCGAGATCAGACGGTGA
- a CDS encoding DNA-3-methyladenine glycosylase family protein yields MQSGTLAMKDVVGPFDLQATLESGQTFSWTRRDGRMYETDVPRNGTAWYRTVVGGRPVELRQTAENIEWRSPGDPTPAIRDRLGLDPTMAETIASLPDDGVIGAAKRAFPGLRVVDEPFFPTLVSFILSAQMRVERIHSLMKTLAERFGTAHSLDDDLVYAFPEPGELATVSESTLRDLGLGYRAPYVAETARMVAEGELTAKDIRGLPYEEAREVATGFVGVGEKVADCVLLFSLGYHEPVPLDTWIESAIAEYFPGANRGTYADTSRAIRERLGSHPGVAQTYVFHYLRNRDALDEG; encoded by the coding sequence ATGCAGTCGGGAACGCTCGCGATGAAAGACGTTGTCGGGCCATTCGACCTCCAGGCGACGCTGGAAAGTGGCCAGACGTTCAGCTGGACGCGCCGCGACGGGCGCATGTACGAGACCGACGTACCGCGGAACGGAACGGCCTGGTACCGGACCGTCGTCGGGGGACGTCCCGTCGAACTCCGGCAGACCGCAGAGAACATCGAGTGGCGATCCCCCGGGGACCCGACCCCGGCGATCAGGGACCGCCTCGGGCTCGACCCGACGATGGCCGAAACGATCGCGTCGCTCCCGGACGACGGTGTGATCGGTGCCGCGAAACGAGCGTTCCCGGGTCTCCGCGTCGTCGACGAGCCGTTTTTCCCCACGCTCGTGTCCTTCATCCTCTCCGCGCAGATGCGCGTCGAGCGCATCCACTCGCTGATGAAGACGCTGGCCGAACGGTTCGGGACGGCACATTCGCTGGACGACGACCTCGTGTACGCCTTTCCCGAGCCGGGGGAGCTGGCGACCGTCTCCGAGAGCACCCTCCGCGACCTGGGACTGGGCTACCGTGCCCCCTACGTTGCGGAGACGGCCAGGATGGTCGCCGAGGGGGAACTCACGGCCAAGGACATTCGGGGGCTCCCCTACGAGGAGGCCCGCGAGGTCGCCACGGGGTTCGTCGGCGTGGGCGAGAAAGTCGCCGACTGCGTCCTCCTGTTCTCGCTGGGGTATCACGAACCGGTCCCGCTCGATACGTGGATCGAATCCGCGATCGCGGAGTACTTTCCCGGCGCGAACCGGGGGACGTACGCGGATACCTCGCGTGCCATCCGCGAGCGACTCGGGTCCCATCCGGGCGTAGCCCAGACCTACGTGTTCCACTATCTCCGAAACCGTGATGCCCTCGACGAGGGGTAA
- a CDS encoding DUF555 domain-containing protein, protein MDCRVVVEAAVPVYDVESADEAVRIAISKTGEMLNPDLNYVEIDMGERQCPHCGEPLEPAFVAADESLVALLLEMTVYNVEREEHASRIARKEIGQRLENIPLEVIEVETIETDDDSSDDSKAESDDEDVLPEFDDLMED, encoded by the coding sequence ATGGATTGTAGGGTCGTCGTCGAGGCGGCGGTACCGGTCTACGACGTGGAATCGGCCGACGAAGCGGTGCGCATCGCCATCTCCAAGACTGGCGAAATGCTCAATCCGGACCTGAACTACGTCGAAATAGATATGGGCGAGCGGCAATGCCCACACTGTGGCGAACCGCTCGAGCCCGCCTTCGTGGCCGCCGACGAGAGTCTCGTTGCCCTCCTGCTCGAGATGACGGTTTACAACGTGGAACGCGAGGAGCACGCCTCGCGCATCGCCCGCAAGGAGATCGGACAGCGTCTGGAGAACATCCCCCTCGAGGTTATCGAGGTCGAAACCATCGAAACAGACGACGATAGCTCGGACGATTCAAAGGCGGAGTCCGACGACGAGGACGTTCTCCCCGAGTTCGACGATCTGATGGAAGACTGA
- a CDS encoding UPF0058 family protein, which produces MKKQELIHLHGLLAEIGNYYEETTPAELDLDDYDSLGVRPTSIHKSKTDHKTAVFALADGITGAFESPERSETVSPSAD; this is translated from the coding sequence ATGAAGAAGCAGGAGCTTATCCATCTTCATGGACTCCTCGCAGAGATCGGAAATTACTACGAGGAAACGACACCGGCAGAACTGGACCTCGATGATTACGATTCTCTCGGGGTACGACCGACGTCAATTCACAAATCGAAAACTGACCACAAAACCGCTGTTTTTGCGTTGGCCGACGGTATCACGGGTGCCTTCGAATCCCCGGAACGCTCGGAGACCGTCTCTCCCAGCGCCGACTGA
- a CDS encoding translation initiation factor IF-2 subunit beta, with translation MDYDEQLDRALENKPDTAGEETRFDVPEPRVRPEGHVTVYENFQATVDRLGREEDHVLKFLQDELGTSAQIDERGRARLKGEFNRRRIQNVLDEYVETYVLCPECGLPDTKLTTEQGVERIACDACGARSSV, from the coding sequence ATGGACTACGACGAGCAACTCGATCGGGCGCTCGAAAACAAACCGGATACCGCCGGAGAGGAGACGCGTTTCGACGTCCCGGAACCACGGGTCCGTCCCGAGGGGCACGTCACGGTCTACGAGAACTTCCAGGCCACCGTCGATCGGCTCGGACGCGAGGAAGACCACGTGCTGAAATTCCTTCAGGACGAACTCGGAACGAGTGCCCAGATCGACGAACGAGGGAGGGCACGACTCAAAGGCGAGTTCAACAGACGTCGCATTCAGAACGTCCTCGACGAGTACGTGGAGACGTACGTTCTCTGTCCCGAATGCGGTCTCCCGGATACGAAACTCACGACCGAGCAGGGCGTCGAACGCATCGCCTGTGATGCCTGTGGTGCCCGGTCCTCGGTGTAA